The Sparus aurata chromosome 14, fSpaAur1.1, whole genome shotgun sequence region GGTGTGCACTGGAATATTGATGTTTTGAGCTGCTATAAACATACAGTATTGACATGTAAGTCTATACTATGGGCCAACCTATTATCAGCCTGGCCAGTGTTATTTTTTGTATGCAACTGCCAGTAAACAAAATCAATTTAACAATGCACTACTCTGCTCTGATGCAGTATGTGATCTTTAAAGTAACTAGATACTAAtactatcaaataaatgtacgTGGAGTACAGTACGgaacttaagtaaatgtacacAATTCCATTAAATTACTTCCCTTagtatacagtaaatacatacagtacatctaaatatatgtataattgaCCTTTTATTACAATTAATGTCATTatacttttaccaaagtaatatatTGATAAGATATTTTTACCTTTACTCGGTTTTTATTCATTACTGAAAACATAACTCAAAACTAATTGAATGCAAGTATAATTCTATTTAATTATACACAGGATACAATTATACAAAACATACACAATTATCACTAAGCATACATTTTGGAATAAATATGAACTCTGGCACATCTAAGTGCATTACATCCTCGGAACCTTTCTTTTTATCTCCTCTGAGGATGTATAATCAAAAACACccgtccccccccccgcccaccCACACAAAAGGTACTCacaggtgaggaagaggagggtggtGAGCAAAGAGAGCACGACGACTCGAGTCCAGGACATcttgacagagagagagcgacgcGAGAACCCTACTGGACCTGACAGCAAACCTAACCGAAGTGaactgagagaggagaggaagatgaaggaggAATGGGAGGAAGGTGGGAGAGGCAGGGAGAGTGGGAGGAGAAAGGGGGAGAGAAAGGCTCAGGGAGGGGAGGAAAGCTGCTGGAATTTTGGTTGCCcaagggagaagaagaagaagaagaagaagaagaagaacacacagagggaAAGGATGAGTGAGGTGAATTAAAGAAGGAAAATAGTATATGTGTATACTAGTATTGTGGTATCTGAATATGCTGCATTGACATTGTGTGTCATTGTTTCAAATGTTGAAAGGttgaaaaacactaaaactacttaaacttgctttaaatgctgtttggccacttgggggcagcacaacaagctgtaaacacaacattgaccTTTCATCACCTTTATGGAGTTAATTAGCTAACAATTGCCTTTACatggagcaacattagcatgGGTTTGGAATGAAAGCTAATGTACACAAACATAACAGCAACCTGATGAACATACATTTAAGATCTGCTCCCTTTTtggctctgttttggtctccaccaactcctgaacAGACCCTTTAATCAAAATGTATACCTATATTTATAATGACATCAAATGTGCAGCTTATAGCACGTAGAAAGTAACATGAAATAAAtcctcatattgtttttttgtgtcttggtgcgattttttttttccacatttttctgAGTTATGGTGAGGAAAGGGAAAATACAGGAAAGTATTGTCAGCTGTGAGACTTTCTGCCTCTGTTTTGAATTCCGGGAGAGAACAGTGGCTCAGCGAACAGAGGCAGGGCTGCTGCTTTGACGACTCCCTGCAAGAAATTAAAGACTGGAGACGGAGACGAGGACAAATAACGTTAAACATCATTAGTGCGTTAGCCctgagatttatttatttcgcCAGGTACATTTATTTCCTGCCTCGTGTGCTGTTTTGTGCGGCTGGGTGAGCTGACGCGAGCGAGGACACGTCTCTCACCACCGGCCTATCAGCTAATCAAAGACTCATCCGGCAGTTCAAGGGCCCCTTTGTGTCTGTGCGTGGATGACATTCACACAGACTTCCGTGTAatctgtttttgtgtatgttATTTGTGTCAGGGGTTAAACTTGAGTTTGCTGACCAAAGTTCACTCAGCTTGAGCTGTGACTAAATAGGTAAATGGGTCAGCTTGACAcagtttaaagctgaaatcaaTCCCAAAAGAAGATAGAATATTACATTGTATTGGCATGGTAGTATAGCTATAGATAATGTGGAGCTATTGCAAAATAATTACACTTGTAACATGGAATTTAACAAACCTGCTGCACTCACAGATAATCATCTATCTATTGTGCATTTGTTGCTTACTATATGAATGGGGTATATTTCCCCTCAGGCAGATTGTGTGCAGGTGGTAACATCTCAGTGTTGTGTAGTGGACCCATTCATTATCTTTCCAGGTATGACTGATCTCAGTCTTGAGCATACCTGATTGCACTAACCTGTGGTTAATGCTTCATCGCGCTGCGGGCTATTGAACTGCATGTGTGGGGCTTCGAGGCGCAGAAATCATACGTCGCTGTGGATCTTTTCCTCCGACTGTGTGTTGAAATCTGAAATGTGGGTCAGTTTCCTCCGAGGGAAACTGGGCAGAGACGACGGGCCACTTTGCCCAGAAAAGTGACAACAGATCTGGGGAACATTTAGCGTAGCACGAGCCTGCGGttagacctgtgtgtgtgaggaactatttgctgtgtgtgcacttatctgtatttgcatgtgtgcgcatgtacatgtgtgtttttatacatgtgtatttattggcgtgtgtgtatatatgtgaaTGTGCCTGATTGTCTCTCCTGCAAATGTTTGTTCATATCAGACTGTAGAGTTGATTTGGTTGTCTACCTCCTTCTCTAATGCCCACCACGACAAGGCCTCCACATTACAGCtctcctgtgtgtgaatgaatttcCTCCATTTCTGAATACAACACAGAACTGAGAGCTTCCCTTTGGATTCGGACAAAGGCGCTGTTTGAacacacgcaagcacacacactctctctaaACTGTGCAGGATCAGATGGTTTTTTCGGGGGGGGTCGTTCCACAGTGGGGAGCCAGGAAATAAGCAGGCCCCCATCTGAAAACAGTGAAACCTCCTGAGACCATCATGTGACTGCTGGAAAGTCACTCGGTGTTGAGCAACTCTTCTCTGAtgcactgacaataaaacagTATGTGTGATCGTGATCTTCCCATAATCCCACAGCGGTTCTCTCATTAAAGGTAAATATCATGTCTTTAGGATTTACATTTCTGGCAATTAATTATGCTCTAGACTTTAACATTTATCAACTTGATACTATATCACACAAGTTATGTACTACTCTTACACAagtcttttcagtgttgcagcgatttattatcattaatgttaacaaaacatttcagtcatcaCAGCATGATTctagaaaacaaaatgtacattcaCTCATCATCAAATGAGATCGTTAACACACAGTGTTACATTTGTAAGGCAGTATAAGGTAAAGGCCTCTGTAAGTGTTAAGAGCTACAATCAACACTGATCATTCACACGTTTTTGCTTGAAAAGAGCGTTCAATATTCTCTCACTTACACGGCTTCGCCTCATTCTCAGCCTCgctccgcctctctctctctcacacatcaTGATCCTCACTTTCTTAATCAACACGGGTCATCGTATTTTCAAGCTTGTGAAACTAACGTCCCTTTATTTGTCAAATTATTAATAAGCAGTTTGATAGACATTTGAGAATGTGTTCACACCGATCCACTGCTTTTAAGTgccatttttactgtatttgtgcAGTAAAACGTTGGGAGCAAGTGGGAGGTGTACTGACTGTCAGCCGCTTTATTCTCATACTGTGTAGTGACTTGCTCATAAGTTGACtgatattatctttttaaaatggtacttcatgtttttttatgtttttggttAGAACAGCATGCTCAAATGATCAACCAGCACAAACTCTAAAGTTACAAAAAGTTAGAATGTAGTAACCTAAAATTAAATTCCGTCATTAAATTTGATAATATGATACGAAAAATGAATCATTTTACTAAATAAAACACtttctgtgtcagtgtgaaCATGCCCTGTTACTTCTTATCCAACCACCGTAGCAATCGTTTCTACTCTGAGCTCAGTCATCAACCAGCCCGCAGTGATTTCTTCCATCGCAGGCCTGTGGTGTCTTTATAGGGAAATCCTCTCTCCTTGCACCAGGCGGCCTCGGAAAGCCCAGGTGTCCTGTAGGAGAAAACAGAGTGAAAGGGTTagttcaacaaaaaacaaaccacaagTACATTTCTTTCCTTTAACATGTTATCCATTGAACTTAATCATACATTAAATCGTGTCCAACGCAGCTTTAGGGCTAAAGTTTGTTATTACTGTACTAAGCTTTATAGGTTAAACATGCACAGACCCACCAAATATCAACATTTAATATCAACAGAAGTAATCAATCTGTGTCAAACACCTTAAACTGATTTGTATCtgcagtgttttattattatgaatGTAATGTGAAGGTAAATGTCTGACCGTGAAGGTGATTTCGTTGTCCAGGGCGTACTTCCTGGCTGCGATCTCCTGCACCTCCTTCTCTATGTTCTCCTGCGTGGTCCCCTTCACGTCGATGTAATAGCAGTCAGCACCGGCGTAGTGGCAGGAGATGGCCTGGAAGCACAAAGATCACAAAAGATCCTCTGAGCTGATAAACAGTGGCGCCTGTTTGTTTAAGGACATTCTGGGACAACAGGTGGATTACAGGTACCTTGCGGAAGCCCTGCGTCTGGTTCATGCCGGAGCCGTGGATCAGCAGCGGATGGAAAAAGACGGTGTCACCCTTCTCCATCTCCAAGTGCACCCTGGGGTGCTGCGGGTCGTAGCCACGCACTCCGTGGTACATCTTGTTCACACCACCCTGAGGACCCACAAACAGTGTATATGTGTTTATACTTCCTATCAggtatattttttttagaattgaatttgtgtgtgtggttttgtgtgtgtgttggtgtgtacCTCCCACTCAGGGTAGTCGTGCTCCTGCAGGGTGCCGGTGTGTGTTCCCGGCAGGACGACCAGGCATCCGTTCTGCCTGTTTACCCTCtccattgcagtccaagcacaGACGATCTTGTCCGCGGGGCGGAACGGGAAGTAATGCAGATCCTGATGCATCGGGTGACGAGACGTCTTCTTACCTGAGACAACAGGACGGACATGTCAGAACACCTGAACCTGGTGTTAGACAACTAAAGAGAGAGAAGTGCCGTTTCTTCAAATAAAAACCCGTAAATTGCAAATATCACTTAATTGCCCCATACCTGCATCAGGAGGTTTGTTGATCAGCATTGTGTGCATGGCCATGATGTTGGGTCCAGTGAAACACTCCACATAGTTCAGAATCTGATAAAGAAAAGCACACGTTCAACATCTCAGTGTCATACGGTCACATCAGCGTGGTTTTTGATCCTAGTCTATCCAGGCTCAGATGTTTAAACTGTGACAAAACACAAGTTGCGagcaaacacatttatacaAAGACCTTTTGTGaccttgttgtgtgtgttgtacctgtggTAGGGCGCAGTACCGGAACAGTTCCGGGTCTTCCTGGTAGTCCTGCAGTTTGGAGACCGCTTTTTGATCCGGAACGAACTCTGACTTAACGATCGCCAAGTCCCTCATCACCACCAGACCGGGAACCTTCACTTCCTGTCGACAGATCCGTTCAAACTCGTTCCTGGAGTCCACACGGATGATATTCAGCATCTCAAAATATAAACTCTTATAAAAATAGGCTGACATTTTTTATACGACATTTAAAGCAAATTTACAATAAGATAACCATGTCCGTGGAGACAAATGATCTTACTGACTTTGTGGTTTCTCTGTAATGGTTCAATTACTAACAGTGACGTGTTTATGATCATTCTCCGGGTCACCTGAACTTGTCGATGTCCTCTTCAGACACCAGATTCTTAATGAGAATGAAGCCATTTTCCTCGTAGAAGAGGCGCTGTTCTGGGGTCAGCAGGTCGTTATCAAAGGTATATCTACAAAGAAGTGATAACAGACAACAATATGTAGGTTAATTTCATATTTAGCTGGACTAATAGACAGTCCACTGTTTTAATGTTGTATTCAGGTCATATTGGATACACAAACAGCAGTACAAAAACAGTTGCAGTGACACTAAACCAGCCTAAAACAGGGCTTGTTTTCTTATTATCTTCTGAATGCATGACAGTGATTGCACCACcagctgttactgctgttacacAGGAGCAGGACAGTGGGGCATTAAACTGGGCAAAGGGAGCGCTGGAGAAACTGTGTCAAAGGTGAGCGATGATAAATATGGATTGTATAACAGGGGACATGTGAACCTTTAGCCGGAGACAACTGTTGTGGCTGCCAAATGCTGCGTTGGAAATGTGGGCAAACTTGAACTCGAAGTGTCCTTACCTCAGTctgtgtgggtgggtggaggtggaggtggaggtctGAGCAGAGGTTGGAGCAGCTGCCTGAAGGAGTGACGTTAAGTGAAggagaacaacaacaagaagtgACACCTGGAAACAGACGCAAAGCCCTCTGAGTTGGGCTGtgttaagctaactgtttaaagTGCTGTTTATAGCCTCCGTGTAGCTGTTATGAATTCATTTTCCATTCGGTAAAACTCTTGAAATGCTCCACTTGAGACCAAAACAAATTGCCCTGCAAACCGCTACAAAAAGAATGGCGGCAGCCTCAACTCAAACGGTGTTATACTGTGAACACACGAGTGACAGACCCACATTTTATAAcgataaaaacacattcataaaCAGTGATATCGGTAAAGTACACCTGTGTCGCACCTCATTTCTCCGGAGGCCTGTGGTCCACAGCGGGACCCCGGTGTAGCCCACCGGAGCTGC contains the following coding sequences:
- the phyh gene encoding phytanoyl-CoA dioxygenase, peroxisomal — translated: MSRAAERLRLLINHLDRPSSNIAAAPTSAQTSTSTSTHPHRLRYTFDNDLLTPEQRLFYEENGFILIKNLVSEEDIDKFRNEFERICRQEVKVPGLVVMRDLAIVKSEFVPDQKAVSKLQDYQEDPELFRYCALPQILNYVECFTGPNIMAMHTMLINKPPDAGKKTSRHPMHQDLHYFPFRPADKIVCAWTAMERVNRQNGCLVVLPGTHTGTLQEHDYPEWEGGVNKMYHGVRGYDPQHPRVHLEMEKGDTVFFHPLLIHGSGMNQTQGFRKAISCHYAGADCYYIDVKGTTQENIEKEVQEIAARKYALDNEITFTDTWAFRGRLVQGERISL